The DNA window CTCCATACTTTATTGATTCACTGCTCAAGGCATAACCCAGATATTAGTCAAGCAAATAACGTGATGGTAATAAGTTAATTATCACAGTAGAGAGATGATGACACATTACTGAGCAGGAATTGGAAATAATGTCGGGCACCATTTTCCAAAGCTGAAGTTGCATCCATCACTGCCAAAGACGCAATAGAGTAAATAAGAAGTTATAAAACTCCATGCATTGATGAAGTATATAATCAAGTTGAAAGTTGTTTCATGAGATTACATGTTTGATAAATGTcaagaaattaaattaaaaaaggaagagaatccAATCACTTCAGTGGGAAATCCACTCTACTTTTTACTGGGAATCCACATCTCTTTCACCAATGGGAAAAAGAGTGCAGCCAAAGAGTAATCATGAAGTAGAAAGAGTGTTGatgtgagaaaataagaaacattTCCATAATACATATTCAACCTACTTACAACTGCAATTTTTAATAGGAGAAAGATTCCAAAAGACCTGGGCTCAGGACTCACTAGAATGGTTCTTACGGCAATAACAATGAATTACAATGCATTGCCATCTGACAGAATATCAACTCCACAAATAATCAGACTATAAGTGacactagttagtttccatcaAAGGGCACACTAGCCCACAGATTTGATGTCTTGATGGTGAATTAATAATAGTCCTTGACTCCTTGTGGTGAAGCAAGTGGCAACCCAAAGTGGTGAATCCTTGGTTTGGGACTGGTGGTGAAGCCTTTCCCACAGTCCTATTCTGTAAATCCTGTACTTAAGAAAATCAAGATTCTAAGTCTGCCAGATTTTCCAGTTCACATGTAAGGGGCTGTATCCTGGTCTGACTTCCACCCACTTTTGCAAGGTACTAGAATGGGTGGGGCCATGGACCAAAGACAGTCCAAAACTCTGGCATTTTTTGCACAAAGTGGCCATTCTCATACTCAAACCCATGTATTCAAGCTGATGACAACTGAAGCTTGGACCATAGACCATCACACTAAACAAGGGTCTGTTATTTTTCTAAACACAAGGCTGCCAGGGCATTTATTATGCCACATAGACAAATGATGTGTCCATTTCAATTGTTGGATAGAAAGGACATGGTCTAGATTAGccacgtgtcaaatttcagaatttAGTTCAATCAAATATCCCCAAGTATCGGCATGCATCctgtgtatgtccatgcatgtaTACCAGTACTCTGGACAATACCATGCACTATCCCAGATTTGAGCGGGACCAAACAGTTTAgattaaaaaagtaaaaaattaatggttcagATTTATCTTGTGATTTCCAGAAACGTCACATTCCTTTGTTACATGGATAACtaccataataataatattcactATTATCCTAATGTAAGCAACAGAAAGTTAATGCAAAATAGCTGAAACACTTAGTATGACCTTTTCAACCTAgtcagtaaaaaaaaagaattgaatcAAAGCTCTACTTACCCATGCCATACCTAACTTTCTAGGTTCAGTTGGTTTGTTAAGAACACAGATAACTTAATGACGGGGAAAAAAATCTCTGAATAGCAACAAATATGCTGCATGCTGATCAAGCATTTAAGATCATTTTAACATACATATAGCATGATGAACATTGTCTTAGAATAAAATGGTAAATGAAACATATACAAGGGGAAATAGCGAGGGAAATTTTTTGTCTTACCTCTTTGCCAATCCAACAGCATTCCGGAGTGGAAGAAGGCTTCCAGCATGAGTTATTGCCTCAAAACAGGGTGGAAGTCCTCGGATCTGAAAATCCCTGAATTCTTTTTTCACAGGGTTATAGAAACCCAGACCTTCATCTTCATACCAAATCAAAAGTTCACCATTTTTCATCAATCTTAAAGGTATAAAATGGCCACTGTCTAGTCCCAAAATTTTCCGTGAGATAACATATTCTTTAGTCCAAGACCACTTCATTCCATATTCCTTCATTACCCATATCTCAAGCTGCCCATTAATTGAATAATCGAATAAACAGAGATGTTCCCCTAACACACCTAAATTCAGACTATGGCTCCGGCAACCTGGGACAAAGCCTGGAGGTGGTGGAACAACTCGGAATTCctccctacccaaatcaaaagaTACAATCAATTCTCTAAGCTCATCCGTCATCCAATGAAGAGCTCCATTCACGAAAGCAGATGATGCTTTTCCACGAAGTGCATATGGCGCATCTCCAATATGCCTCCAATTTCCCAAACTAAGCGAATACACTTCGCCTTCCAATTTAAAAGTCGAAGTGCCACTTCCACATTCGAGATCAACTGAACGGAACAACATCCTTACCACCTTATACTCATTAGCCATCTCATCATAGCCAAAACCAGATACAATGTCAAAATCAGTATGTTTATCAGGCTTCGGAAGCGAAATATATTCCCCTGTAACAGGATTGCAGACAAATCGAGGACCATAATGCCTTGGCTCCGACAAACAGAGCAAGCCATTACAAGAACCCACAACTTCAAACTTCTTTCGGGTGGAAAACTGGGGATGCGCAACAACAGCACGGCCATCAAGGGTATCATCACAAGTATCATGTTGTAACAAGTAAATGTCATTAGGAAGTTCATCAATGCAATACCTAGCGTGAACCAGAAGGCTGGGAGGAATATCACCCTGGATTGCTCTATTATGGTGCATTTGGATAAAACGACGAATGTGAGTAATGCGACGCATATCCTTTGACACACATCTGCATCTTGCGAGGGTCTTGATCGGTAATCGAGAAAGAATGTCGAACACAACTTCCGAAGGAAGCTTCGACATCACTCCGATGTTCATTGGCTTCTCCATCTGTTCGTCCTCTTCTTTTTGGAGAATAGCCATCTCGTAGGTATAGTCATCGTccacttcctcttcctcttcttcttcgtcttcttcgtcCTGGTAGCCAGGGATAGGGTACCCAAAAAACTCAGCCCAGTGACGTTGGTCACCTCCCCAGTGACTGTAGTCACCCCTATAGTTACCATCCTCGTCGTACCGTAAAGGATCGGTATAATCATCGTAGGAGAAGGGATCGGATAAGTCAATGTCATCGAAACCCATACCGTCGTAATCGTAATCAAAACCATAACCGTGATCGGAGTCGAAATCTTCATATCCAAAGAACTGCGGATGGCTTGCTATGTTCACGTGAGTAGCGTCtgctacttctttgttcttcaGCTTCACTTCAGCGACGTTGCTTGAGACGATATGGCTTTGATCTTCCTTCGCTTTCTCCTTCCCTTTGTTGGCTGTTTCTCCTATTTTCGAGaggttctttcttcttctaccacCCATGGTTTCTATGGAGTGGAATTTGCAGAAATGTTTTCGCGGTCTTTTCTTTAGGTTTTCACTTTCAGAGACCTAAACAGTaaaaatcagagaaagaaaTGCGAAGGGGGCATTGCGACTCTTCCGAAAAACCAAACGCAAAAGAACGCTACTCATCGCGTGGCCTCTGCACCAGTTGGCGAGTGTTGGGGGCTTCAGTGTCATCGTGCGCAGGGGCTAATTTGGAaggatattttattttataattgtgGAGCTGAATTTCACAATATCCTGTGCTTGGACGCAGAACTACcggaaaaaacaaaaccaacttCTTAGtgaaaatattctcttttatgaaattaGCTTAAACTACTACCAAACAGTAAAGCAAAATGACACCGTCACACCCCCCCTGAAGCATGAAGCATGAAGCATGAAGCATGAAGCATGAAGCATGAGCTGCCGCCGGGGAATCCCCCTACATAATAAGTCGAATTTTTTCCGGCGTA is part of the Macadamia integrifolia cultivar HAES 741 chromosome 9, SCU_Mint_v3, whole genome shotgun sequence genome and encodes:
- the LOC122088498 gene encoding F-box protein At3g07870-like isoform X1; translated protein: MGGRRRKNLSKIGETANKGKEKAKEDQSHIVSSNVAEVKLKNKEVADATHVNIASHPQFFGYEDFDSDHGYGFDYDYDGMGFDDIDLSDPFSYDDYTDPLRYDEDGNYRGDYSHWGGDQRHWAEFFGYPIPGYQDEEDEEEEEEEVDDDYTYEMAILQKEEDEQMEKPMNIGVMSKLPSEVVFDILSRLPIKTLARCRCVSKDMRRITHIRRFIQMHHNRAIQGDIPPSLLVHARYCIDELPNDIYLLQHDTCDDTLDGRAVVAHPQFSTRKKFEVVGSCNGLLCLSEPRHYGPRFVCNPVTGEYISLPKPDKHTDFDIVSGFGYDEMANEYKVVRMLFRSVDLECGSGTSTFKLEGEVYSLSLGNWRHIGDAPYALRGKASSAFVNGALHWMTDELRELIVSFDLGREEFRVVPPPPGFVPGCRSHSLNLGVLGEHLCLFDYSINGQLEIWVMKEYGMKWSWTKEYVISRKILGLDSGHFIPLRLMKNGELLIWYEDEGLGFYNPVKKEFRDFQIRGLPPCFEAITHAGSLLPLRNAVGLAKSDGCNFSFGKWCPTLFPIPAHESIKYGDKQPTEHGLNPDGENEEDVQFSERPEGQDGLQGEEGASNTDKMIDNFGALLNLFGKGMDSRKSRGFSVRGQGNGRGRGEGSGRGRGKGRGRVKGRKT
- the LOC122088498 gene encoding F-box protein At3g07870-like isoform X2, which codes for MGGRRRKNLSKIGETANKGKEKAKEDQSHIVSSNVAEVKLKNKEVADATHVNIASHPQFFGYEDFDSDHGYGFDYDYDGMGFDDIDLSDPFSYDDYTDPLRYDEDGNYRGDYSHWGGDQRHWAEFFGYPIPGYQDEEDEEEEEEEVDDDYTYEMAILQKEEDEQMEKPMNIGVMSKLPSEVVFDILSRLPIKTLARCRCVSKDMRRITHIRRFIQMHHNRAIQGDIPPSLLVHARYCIDELPNDIYLLQHDTCDDTLDGRAVVAHPQFSTRKKFEVVGSCNGLLCLSEPRHYGPRFVCNPVTGEYISLPKPDKHTDFDIVSGFGYDEMANEYKVVRMLFRSVDLECGSGTSTFKLEGEVYSLSLGNWRHIGDAPYALRGKASSAFVNGALHWMTDELRELIVSFDLGREEFRVVPPPPGFVPGCRSHSLNLGVLGEHLCLFDYSINGQLEIWVMKEYGMKWSWTKEYVISRKILGLDSGHFIPLRLMKNGELLIWYEDEGLGFYNPVKKEFRDFQIRGLPPCFEAITHAGSLLPLRNAVGLAKSDGCNFSFGKWCPTLFPIPAHESIKYGDKQPTEHGLNPDGENEEDVQFSERPEGQDGLQGEEGQVNVYGGGLKTFLRMDEYPVCSFGVMWGSM